A DNA window from Paenibacillus sp. HWE-109 contains the following coding sequences:
- a CDS encoding Imm51 family immunity protein: protein MDKDLLKQLTLWHNKSQYEKIINKIMDIPEADRDYDLVCHLARALNNQENYNEAIKYFLSVQEQGEHDPLWHFRIGYAYYYLEQYKEAIVSFEQVVALDPEDSHGRTFLEMSRNAAARAGNETIHIVNVEKGMRIGTDPRLLDVEEKIHPFGLVAHNNGSISMILGVGKYKHEIFQTRAEEGFEGNGYDWGSLAAVFLEEKMPHLVDIIRFDPEADTFCIYTDNKEAILSFAIAFKEACEDDSLIKDLFSRAELD, encoded by the coding sequence ATGGATAAGGATTTATTGAAACAGCTCACTCTTTGGCATAACAAGAGCCAGTATGAGAAAATCATTAACAAAATTATGGATATACCCGAGGCAGACAGGGACTATGACTTAGTTTGCCATTTGGCAAGAGCATTGAATAATCAAGAAAATTATAATGAAGCTATCAAATATTTTTTATCTGTGCAAGAGCAAGGCGAGCACGACCCTCTTTGGCATTTCCGAATAGGATATGCTTATTATTACCTTGAACAGTATAAGGAAGCGATCGTTTCTTTTGAACAAGTTGTAGCACTTGATCCTGAAGATTCACATGGCAGGACGTTTTTAGAAATGAGCCGCAACGCCGCTGCTAGAGCAGGAAATGAAACCATCCATATAGTAAACGTTGAAAAGGGGATGAGGATTGGGACTGACCCCCGGTTGTTAGATGTTGAAGAAAAAATACACCCGTTTGGGCTAGTTGCGCATAATAATGGAAGCATATCAATGATTTTAGGTGTTGGCAAATATAAGCATGAAATTTTTCAAACACGAGCCGAAGAAGGATTTGAGGGCAATGGCTATGATTGGGGTTCATTAGCAGCCGTGTTTCTTGAAGAAAAAATGCCTCACTTAGTTGATATCATACGATTTGACCCGGAAGCCGATACGTTCTGCATTTATACAGACAATAAAGAAGCCATACTTAGTTTTGCAATCGCCTTTAAGGAAGCATGTGAAGATGACTCATTAATAAAAGACCTATTTTCACGAGCTGAATTAGATTGA
- a CDS encoding response regulator transcription factor, with the protein MIIADDENITRMGLQSLDWEEEGFELAGLGANGLEALALIRNVKPDFVLTDIKMPGLDGLALMALMQAEQPAIKWVFITAYHQLDYAMAAIKLGAVGFVLKPTDPDEIMAACRKAKQTIEEDRQREAVELGLRHQLKEYSFTLQGMLVPDHEVSKHNEVIELIMDEIELNYQHEMSIAKVADKLHYHPDYLSRLFKKETGENFSDTLTRIRLQKAMDMLADPQIKVFEIASQVGIRDARYFGQLFKKYFGQTPNDFRKMLFVRSDERGDALNDK; encoded by the coding sequence ATGATTATTGCCGATGATGAAAATATCACTCGCATGGGCTTGCAGTCCCTAGATTGGGAGGAAGAAGGCTTCGAGCTGGCTGGGCTGGGCGCCAATGGTCTAGAAGCTCTTGCGCTGATTAGAAACGTAAAGCCGGACTTCGTTCTGACGGATATCAAAATGCCAGGCCTAGATGGATTAGCTCTCATGGCGTTGATGCAGGCCGAGCAGCCAGCGATCAAGTGGGTGTTTATTACTGCCTATCATCAGCTGGATTATGCGATGGCTGCGATCAAGTTAGGCGCAGTTGGGTTTGTTTTGAAGCCAACGGATCCTGATGAAATCATGGCTGCCTGCCGCAAAGCGAAGCAAACTATTGAAGAGGATCGCCAGCGGGAAGCGGTAGAACTTGGACTTCGCCACCAACTGAAGGAATATTCATTTACGCTGCAGGGGATGTTGGTGCCGGACCATGAAGTTTCCAAGCACAATGAAGTGATTGAACTTATCATGGATGAAATCGAGTTGAATTATCAGCACGAAATGTCGATTGCCAAGGTAGCTGACAAGCTTCACTATCATCCTGACTATTTGAGCCGTTTATTCAAGAAAGAAACTGGCGAGAATTTCTCGGATACGTTAACCCGGATTCGTCTGCAGAAAGCGATGGATATGCTGGCAGATCCGCAAATAAAGGTTTTTGAAATTGCCAGTCAGGTAGGCATTCGAGATGCCAGATATTTTGGACAATTGTTCAAAAAATATTTCGGACAAACGCCGAACGATTTTCGCAAGATGCTATTTGTTCGTTCTGATGAACGAGGTGACGCGCTAAATGATAAGTAA
- a CDS encoding ABC transporter substrate-binding protein codes for MKKVKKVSVILATVLALTAVLSACGTEKTVDTAAKVSNAPKASEASAKPKDKVKMKEFDWLEPENKGINIQKDLLTEFNARTDVNATFEVSHLPSTPFYPKLNAQIAGNEAPDVFTLHAAGKMKTYADSGKILPLNEFLDKDKAWKDSFISGAFNLLTFNDKIYGVPVNFAAATMYYNKDIFKQYNLAVPKTYDELKNVIDVLVKNKVTPIAMGAKDAWVSALFSEFVANRIGGDAPFNALMDGKGTWLDPSYIETGRVLQELTKMKAFPEGFLSIDNSAMTTMFQNGQAAMMVTGSWAINTLVNMDSKVKDSVGIAKFPTFPNGKGDIDTWLGQPAFNLVISSTAKDKDAAVKYLKAWSEEKIQKRVGEEQGDIPAIKVTLDPAKVPALSKDLKDQMSTMKGMFIFYDVGLGAKIGDEYNNTIQAILAGKAPEEAFKSLQAYTEKNR; via the coding sequence ATGAAGAAGGTTAAAAAGGTTTCGGTTATCCTCGCAACGGTATTGGCATTAACGGCTGTTCTCTCTGCTTGCGGAACTGAAAAAACAGTGGATACAGCCGCCAAAGTCAGCAATGCTCCCAAAGCAAGCGAAGCATCAGCAAAGCCCAAAGATAAAGTAAAGATGAAGGAGTTCGACTGGCTGGAGCCGGAAAATAAAGGGATCAATATTCAAAAAGATCTGTTAACCGAATTCAATGCCCGAACAGATGTAAACGCTACCTTTGAAGTATCTCATCTGCCCAGCACACCTTTTTATCCGAAATTGAATGCCCAGATCGCCGGAAATGAAGCACCGGACGTGTTCACCCTTCATGCAGCCGGCAAAATGAAAACGTATGCGGATTCAGGTAAAATCTTGCCACTCAACGAATTTCTCGATAAGGATAAGGCATGGAAGGACAGCTTTATTTCCGGAGCATTCAACTTGCTAACCTTTAATGACAAAATCTATGGCGTTCCTGTTAATTTTGCAGCAGCGACGATGTATTACAATAAGGACATTTTCAAACAGTATAATCTTGCAGTGCCTAAGACGTACGACGAGCTGAAGAATGTGATTGATGTGTTAGTCAAAAATAAAGTGACCCCAATTGCCATGGGCGCCAAGGATGCTTGGGTGAGTGCTTTATTCAGTGAATTCGTAGCGAATCGAATTGGCGGTGATGCCCCGTTTAATGCGTTGATGGATGGCAAAGGAACATGGCTTGACCCATCCTATATCGAAACTGGCCGTGTTCTGCAAGAGTTAACCAAGATGAAGGCGTTCCCTGAAGGATTCCTCAGCATTGACAACAGTGCGATGACGACGATGTTCCAAAATGGTCAAGCCGCTATGATGGTGACTGGCAGCTGGGCGATCAATACGCTGGTGAATATGGATTCTAAAGTCAAGGATTCCGTGGGCATTGCCAAATTCCCAACCTTCCCGAATGGGAAAGGGGATATCGACACTTGGCTGGGCCAGCCGGCCTTTAATTTGGTTATCAGCTCAACAGCCAAAGATAAAGATGCGGCCGTGAAATATTTGAAAGCCTGGTCGGAAGAGAAAATACAAAAACGCGTTGGGGAAGAGCAAGGTGACATCCCAGCTATCAAAGTGACGCTAGATCCGGCCAAGGTGCCAGCCTTAAGCAAGGATCTGAAGGATCAAATGTCGACCATGAAGGGGATGTTCATCTTCTATGACGTGGGACTTGGCGCGAAGATTGGCGACGAATACAACAACACGATTCAAGCTATTCTAGCAGGCAAAGCTCCCGAAGAAGCATTCAAGAGCTTGCAGGCTTATACAGAGAAAAATCGTTAG
- a CDS encoding carbohydrate ABC transporter permease gives MGSSSKPIRQLQNVLIYLFLGIGALVYLYPLFWLIVNSLKKTPEIFERPWELPLHWLWGNYMNAWFTGGTGRYFYNSVLVTTVTLLLVLLLASMASFAIVKLKWKASKGTLVYFMIGLMVPLQATLIPLVIFFSKINLMNSQIGLILIYVAFALPTAVLVLSGFMSAIPKEIMEASIIDGCSLYGVFGRVLMPLLIPALMTVGIISFAGIWNELLVVLTFINDAKKMTLPIGLLNFQGQYATDFAPMFAAIVMTTLPSIIVISIFNKRIISGITAGSLKG, from the coding sequence ATGGGGAGCAGCTCAAAGCCGATTCGTCAGCTGCAAAATGTGCTCATCTATTTATTTTTGGGAATAGGCGCTTTGGTCTATTTGTATCCGCTGTTTTGGCTTATTGTCAATTCGCTAAAGAAAACGCCGGAAATTTTCGAACGGCCGTGGGAGCTTCCGCTTCACTGGTTATGGGGCAACTACATGAATGCATGGTTCACGGGGGGAACCGGAAGGTATTTTTACAACTCCGTTCTTGTTACGACTGTCACTTTGCTTCTCGTTTTGCTGCTCGCATCGATGGCGTCTTTTGCCATTGTTAAATTGAAATGGAAGGCATCCAAGGGGACATTGGTTTACTTCATGATCGGATTGATGGTTCCTCTGCAAGCAACGCTCATTCCATTAGTTATTTTCTTCTCCAAAATAAATCTGATGAACTCACAAATCGGTTTGATTCTGATTTATGTTGCTTTTGCGCTGCCTACAGCTGTGCTCGTGCTTAGCGGGTTTATGAGCGCAATTCCCAAAGAAATTATGGAAGCGTCAATCATTGACGGCTGCTCGCTGTACGGGGTATTTGGGCGAGTTCTGATGCCATTATTGATCCCGGCGTTAATGACCGTAGGGATTATCAGCTTCGCAGGTATTTGGAATGAACTGCTGGTGGTACTCACGTTCATCAACGATGCCAAAAAGATGACCCTTCCAATTGGACTTTTGAATTTCCAAGGGCAGTATGCAACGGATTTTGCGCCCATGTTTGCCGCCATTGTGATGACTACACTGCCATCGATTATTGTGATTTCGATTTTTAATAAGCGCATTATTTCGGGAATCACAGCAGGCTCGCTTAAAGGATAG
- a CDS encoding cache domain-containing sensor histidine kinase, with the protein MISKRPIQRLRQWILDMKIQKKLLVSFLILNLIPLTMIGTLTYQKSRSLIQEKTNAYTTDLLTEVSKNIEFKMKEVKRLYYSLFTNKEVRDALKKANLGFHNQLEYLDEINKIKQILDGAIIDSEDVQDISLYGLNKNVFPSGNAIGSSNGDAFNVHALKENEGNLVWMTTDPEQLTITAGSSLFDVGNLLKIGYFELHLKEDALYSVFAQTKLNNEGEMYIVNQDGRIISHANKSLINTIPAYPYMSRVLQGPEQDHTTEMMDGINYVITYHAVGNTDWKIVSVIPDAKYSQMSIVLKNWMFIILIICIVFAILLAYVISNSISKPIRQLSAMMKDVEKDRFDIQFNYNSRNEIGMMSRNFNRMIDRIHHLINTVYQEELLKQQSQLKYLMFQINPHFLFNTLETINWLARMKNVPEVGKLSKALGDLMREGIKGKEYIPLDKELDNVNKYVYIQQYRYGDKFAITVDMDEMALPLLVPRFILQPLVENAIVHGMEMKIEQGVIDIRGFFEERTFVITIRDNGNGIEAERLAQIRENLNVTIEDSGMGIGLINVHQRVQLYYGKEYGLQVESVVGEGTLITVILPRIDERGQQIQPTGRERRIPV; encoded by the coding sequence ATGATAAGTAAGCGGCCTATACAAAGATTGCGGCAATGGATTCTGGACATGAAGATTCAAAAAAAGCTGTTGGTGTCTTTTCTCATCTTGAACCTCATCCCTTTGACGATGATCGGGACATTGACGTATCAGAAATCCCGTTCACTTATACAAGAGAAAACAAACGCTTACACAACGGATCTGCTGACAGAAGTAAGCAAAAATATTGAATTCAAGATGAAGGAAGTCAAACGGCTTTACTATTCTCTTTTTACTAACAAGGAAGTGCGGGATGCCCTTAAGAAAGCCAATTTGGGCTTCCACAATCAATTGGAATACTTGGATGAAATCAATAAAATCAAGCAGATTTTGGATGGCGCGATCATTGATAGCGAAGACGTTCAGGATATTAGTTTGTATGGGCTAAATAAGAATGTGTTCCCATCCGGGAACGCGATCGGCTCCAGTAACGGAGATGCTTTCAACGTGCATGCGCTGAAGGAGAATGAAGGGAATTTAGTGTGGATGACGACGGATCCTGAGCAGCTTACGATTACAGCCGGAAGTTCGCTGTTTGACGTGGGGAATTTGCTGAAAATCGGCTATTTTGAGCTGCATCTGAAGGAAGATGCGCTTTATTCAGTTTTTGCTCAGACGAAATTAAACAACGAAGGGGAAATGTATATTGTTAATCAAGATGGAAGGATTATTTCCCACGCCAACAAATCTTTGATTAATACGATCCCTGCGTATCCGTATATGAGCCGCGTCTTGCAGGGACCTGAGCAGGATCACACGACCGAGATGATGGATGGGATCAATTACGTTATTACTTATCATGCGGTCGGCAACACGGATTGGAAAATCGTCAGCGTTATTCCTGATGCGAAATACTCCCAAATGTCAATTGTTTTGAAAAATTGGATGTTCATCATCCTCATCATCTGTATCGTATTCGCCATTTTGCTTGCTTACGTTATTTCCAATAGTATCTCTAAGCCGATTCGGCAGCTTTCTGCGATGATGAAGGATGTCGAGAAGGATCGTTTTGATATTCAATTTAATTATAATTCGCGCAATGAGATTGGGATGATGAGCCGGAATTTCAACCGGATGATTGATCGGATTCATCATTTAATCAATACCGTTTACCAAGAGGAGCTGCTGAAGCAGCAGTCGCAATTAAAATATTTGATGTTCCAAATTAACCCGCATTTCCTCTTTAATACACTGGAAACGATCAATTGGCTTGCTAGGATGAAGAATGTTCCTGAGGTTGGCAAGCTGTCCAAGGCGCTGGGTGATCTCATGCGGGAAGGAATCAAGGGCAAGGAATATATTCCGCTCGACAAGGAACTCGACAACGTCAATAAGTACGTTTATATCCAGCAGTATCGGTATGGGGATAAATTTGCGATTACGGTGGATATGGATGAGATGGCTTTGCCCTTGCTGGTCCCGCGATTTATTCTGCAGCCATTAGTGGAAAATGCGATTGTTCATGGCATGGAAATGAAAATTGAACAAGGCGTAATCGATATTCGCGGCTTTTTTGAGGAGCGGACTTTTGTCATTACGATCCGAGATAACGGTAACGGAATTGAAGCCGAGCGGCTTGCGCAGATTCGGGAGAATCTAAATGTGACCATAGAAGATTCCGGCATGGGTATCGGTTTAATCAATGTGCATCAGCGGGTGCAGTTGTATTACGGAAAGGAATACGGCTTGCAGGTGGAAAGTGTCGTAGGTGAAGGAACCTTGATTACAGTCATTTTACCGAGAATAGATGAAAGAGGTCAGCAGATTCAACCAACAGGTAGGGAGCGCCGCATACCCGTTTAA
- a CDS encoding YmaF family protein has protein sequence MQKKKPKIKMKTTALVQRHVHEFEGSTKLAEQGADRHNHRFAGVTGQAIRMGNSHVHEIDLSKTDFLNHFHNLKKIRTGPAISVGNGKHVHFVTGQTTLNDGHVHQFNFATLIQAPLV, from the coding sequence ATGCAGAAGAAAAAACCTAAAATAAAAATGAAAACAACAGCCCTAGTGCAGAGGCACGTTCATGAGTTTGAAGGTAGTACGAAACTGGCTGAACAAGGCGCAGACCGCCACAACCATCGCTTTGCAGGTGTTACAGGACAAGCGATTCGTATGGGAAATAGTCATGTCCATGAAATTGATCTCTCGAAAACCGATTTCTTAAACCATTTTCATAATCTGAAAAAAATTAGAACGGGACCGGCTATTTCAGTAGGAAATGGTAAACATGTACATTTTGTTACAGGCCAAACTACACTAAATGATGGTCATGTTCACCAATTTAACTTCGCTACATTGATTCAAGCACCTCTTGTTTAA
- a CDS encoding carbohydrate ABC transporter permease, translating into MDKMLRRGSTIAFFISPALFLYSAIVFIPILASIYLSFYNWDVLNPMKFIGLDNYTRMFSDDDVFFVTIRNILFLLATSLIIQLPFGFFLALLLTGNVRGKDFFKLVFVMPAFLSSVAVGMMWTFIYNPQIGIINHLLDGLGLSSLKHLWLSDPQTVMWAVTIVVSWQFIGYTMILFIAAIQNISEEIFEAARLEGATGWKLVWHITLPLLKPIIKVNTILISIGSLRFFDLIYVMTGGGPANVSQTLVGYLQKRSFAQMEYGYGNSLSVILLLMCLIVTFVINQIIPTKDLDD; encoded by the coding sequence ATGGATAAAATGCTGAGAAGAGGCTCGACCATTGCATTTTTCATTTCCCCAGCCCTGTTTTTATATTCGGCTATTGTGTTTATTCCCATTCTCGCGTCGATTTATTTAAGCTTTTACAATTGGGATGTTTTGAATCCAATGAAGTTCATAGGGCTTGATAATTATACCCGGATGTTCTCAGATGATGATGTGTTTTTCGTTACGATACGTAACATACTGTTTCTGCTAGCCACTAGCTTGATCATTCAACTGCCGTTTGGATTTTTTCTGGCTCTGCTCCTGACGGGCAATGTGCGGGGGAAAGATTTCTTTAAACTTGTATTCGTGATGCCCGCTTTCTTATCTAGCGTCGCAGTAGGTATGATGTGGACATTTATATATAATCCGCAGATCGGTATTATTAATCACTTGTTGGATGGGCTTGGACTTAGCTCACTTAAGCATCTTTGGCTATCTGATCCCCAAACAGTGATGTGGGCAGTGACAATCGTTGTATCCTGGCAGTTCATCGGATATACCATGATTCTGTTCATTGCTGCGATTCAAAATATTTCCGAGGAAATCTTTGAAGCTGCGCGCTTGGAAGGCGCGACTGGATGGAAATTGGTGTGGCATATCACGCTTCCGCTGCTTAAACCGATAATCAAAGTTAATACGATATTGATCTCTATAGGGTCTTTACGGTTTTTTGACCTTATCTATGTTATGACGGGCGGTGGTCCTGCCAACGTATCCCAGACATTGGTTGGGTATTTGCAAAAGCGTTCCTTTGCTCAGATGGAATATGGATACGGCAACTCCTTATCTGTCATCCTGCTGCTGATGTGTTTAATTGTTACGTTTGTTATCAATCAAATCATTCCTACCAAGGATCTGGATGATTAA
- a CDS encoding SMI1/KNR4 family protein — translation MNNKLIDNLELLTEAYARTDRTPESEEAILAFEEKYDCRVPPNYRWLLLHFGSCHFLDPWIDSIHDLDWAYPSFVENYKEYERAYELAPRRLFPVGGMGDGSTVVEDLETGQLLILLHDSAEDDPFEELAGSFDELILEQISMVNRIEELK, via the coding sequence GTGAACAATAAATTAATAGATAATTTAGAGCTGTTGACAGAAGCCTACGCACGGACCGACCGAACACCGGAATCGGAGGAAGCCATCCTTGCTTTTGAGGAGAAATACGATTGCCGAGTGCCCCCAAACTATCGCTGGCTCCTCCTCCATTTTGGCTCCTGCCATTTTCTCGATCCATGGATAGATTCGATCCATGATTTGGATTGGGCTTATCCCTCTTTTGTGGAAAACTACAAGGAGTATGAGCGGGCGTACGAGCTAGCTCCCCGCCGCCTTTTTCCGGTTGGCGGTATGGGAGATGGCAGTACGGTTGTGGAAGATTTGGAGACAGGTCAGTTGTTGATTTTACTTCACGACAGCGCCGAGGATGATCCTTTTGAGGAATTGGCGGGCAGTTTTGACGAGTTGATTTTGGAACAGATCAGCATGGTCAACCGTATTGAAGAGTTGAAATGA
- a CDS encoding Imm51 family immunity protein, which translates to MEKSLLDQLNLWHRDKEYEKIIAAILEISEQERDYDAVGHLARAMNNLERYEEAVQQLLTIDMQGENDPLWHFRLGYSYYYLSQYEEAVREFEIANKLDPEDKSALMFLDWSLNSIGKQKKRNHKKSKTVQTASEQNFAERMKPFRLVEHDSGNISMILDVGTYKDEVFQTRADEGFEGGGYDWGSVAAVFLEERMPHLADVVQFDPEASMFCVYSDNREALQKFAIEFKDACEDDVVFRDLFSRAELD; encoded by the coding sequence ATGGAAAAATCCCTTTTAGACCAGCTAAACCTCTGGCATCGAGATAAAGAATATGAAAAAATTATAGCTGCAATTTTGGAAATATCTGAACAAGAAAGAGATTATGATGCAGTCGGTCATTTGGCAAGAGCGATGAATAATCTGGAACGTTACGAAGAAGCGGTGCAGCAGCTTTTGACGATTGATATGCAAGGTGAGAACGACCCTCTTTGGCATTTCCGTTTGGGTTATTCCTATTATTACCTGTCGCAGTATGAGGAAGCAGTAAGAGAGTTTGAAATCGCGAATAAACTTGACCCCGAGGATAAAAGTGCGTTGATGTTTTTAGATTGGAGCCTTAATAGTATCGGAAAGCAAAAGAAACGTAATCATAAGAAGTCGAAGACCGTTCAGACAGCGAGCGAACAGAATTTTGCAGAGAGGATGAAACCTTTTCGGTTAGTAGAGCATGATAGCGGAAATATATCCATGATTTTGGATGTCGGTACATATAAAGATGAAGTTTTTCAAACAAGGGCAGACGAGGGTTTTGAAGGCGGCGGTTACGATTGGGGTTCTGTGGCTGCAGTTTTCCTTGAGGAAAGAATGCCTCATCTAGCGGATGTCGTGCAATTTGACCCGGAAGCCTCTATGTTCTGCGTTTATTCCGACAATAGAGAGGCTTTGCAAAAATTTGCGATTGAATTTAAGGATGCTTGCGAGGACGATGTCGTATTTAGGGATTTATTCTCCCGCGCTGAATTGGATTGA
- a CDS encoding ankyrin repeat domain-containing protein, with the protein MITLKDIGKFAELPEIAMHIYEGNMSALETSIAAGWSIEEGIVLSQYTTLSPLDLALISERLDVVQLLVEHGVNLNVSNNPAFLLAVRYCKEDIVRYVAAQGAKLDKLNQVRSGAYSQAYYGNKKNISFIHELGLDIKQHAGAVLRTAVSDHDRETVTYLLDNGVNINYNESDMVYPYQATPLTVAARRGNLAMVKYLVERGADVTLAEKDGERPYTIAVSNKHTELADYLKSLEPAEFHNVENKKYELRKYKLTDELVSFLSGDRLHLELTPNQYEIAYIDFFTLTDTIEMKVGQQKLLRLSAAIDNYSHLSLVWNPKKKGRIGCYDVEHKEYADFCSFAEFMAQPEMYLIKFMEGEL; encoded by the coding sequence ATGATCACACTGAAAGATATAGGGAAGTTTGCAGAGCTTCCGGAAATTGCGATGCATATTTACGAAGGAAATATGTCCGCTTTGGAGACTTCAATTGCGGCAGGATGGAGTATTGAAGAGGGCATCGTACTTAGCCAATATACGACGTTAAGTCCGCTGGATCTGGCTCTTATATCGGAGAGATTGGATGTTGTACAGCTGCTGGTGGAGCATGGCGTCAATCTGAATGTCTCAAATAATCCTGCTTTTTTGCTGGCAGTTCGCTATTGCAAGGAAGACATCGTTCGCTATGTCGCAGCGCAAGGCGCTAAGCTGGACAAGCTCAATCAAGTCCGGTCAGGCGCATATTCACAGGCCTATTATGGCAACAAAAAGAATATCTCGTTCATCCATGAGCTAGGATTGGACATTAAGCAGCATGCCGGCGCTGTATTGCGCACAGCCGTCTCGGACCATGACCGTGAGACCGTCACTTATTTACTTGATAATGGTGTGAATATTAATTATAACGAATCTGATATGGTCTATCCTTATCAAGCAACCCCGTTAACGGTTGCAGCGCGTAGGGGCAATCTGGCTATGGTCAAATACTTGGTTGAACGCGGTGCTGACGTTACCTTGGCGGAAAAAGACGGCGAGCGGCCGTATACGATTGCGGTCAGCAATAAGCATACGGAGCTGGCTGACTATTTGAAATCGCTGGAGCCAGCTGAATTTCATAATGTAGAGAACAAAAAGTATGAGCTGCGAAAATATAAATTGACTGATGAATTAGTCAGCTTCCTGTCCGGAGACAGGCTGCACCTTGAGCTCACGCCGAATCAATACGAAATCGCGTATATCGATTTCTTCACATTGACCGATACAATTGAGATGAAGGTCGGCCAGCAAAAGCTGCTGCGTCTGTCAGCCGCTATCGATAATTACTCCCATCTGAGCCTAGTGTGGAATCCGAAGAAAAAAGGTCGAATAGGCTGTTATGACGTGGAACATAAGGAGTATGCTGACTTTTGCAGCTTTGCGGAGTTTATGGCGCAGCCTGAAATGTACCTTATCAAGTTTATGGAAGGCGAATTGTAA